The Osmerus eperlanus chromosome 12, fOsmEpe2.1, whole genome shotgun sequence genome has a segment encoding these proteins:
- the mapta gene encoding microtubule-associated protein tau isoform X17, with the protein MDQHQDYMNNAPNSYSYNSGDSMSASLAGLTINNLHHQENGIQLGQKSPGDGSMKVGGSSTTAQAKIDNDSAEKKPCKTPTKARPTSALKRPSPINRTPKTQASTTNGPSSLPTKAISTGTRKSRTPGGTRPQAPGTKIPAKTPAQPAPSAKKPASKNDKDTSGHSSPGTPKSPNSQALPGKPLAVPANQVKKVAVVRSTPKSPGSLKNRPPAPLAAAAPMPDLKNIRSKIGSTDNMKHQPGGGRVQILEQKIDLSNVQSKCGSKDNMKHVPGGGNVQILDRKVDVSNVQARCGSKDNMRHTPGGGRVQILEKKLDLSNVQSRCGSKDNMKHVPGGGNVQIVHKKIDLGTVQSKCGSKDNIRHKPGGGNIEIKSEKLDFKVQSKIGSLDNIGHVAGGGQRRIENHKLTFRETAKARTDHGAEIVSLEDSPNQLSTMSSSGSINMADSPQLSTLADQVSASLAKQGL; encoded by the exons ATGGATCAACACCAAGACTACATGAACAATGCCCCAAACAGCTACAGCTACAACTCTGGGGACTCCATGAGTGCGTCTCTAGCTGGCTTGACCATTAATAACCTGCACCACCAGGAGAATGGGATCCAGTTGGGACAAAAGAGCCCTGGGGATGGCTCCATGAAAG TTGGAGGATCAAGCACAACAG CACAAGCAAAGATTGATAATGACAGTGCCGAAAAGAAG CCATGCAAAACTCCTACCAAAGCTAGACCCACCTCTGCCCTTAAAAGACCTTCCCCAATCAACAGAACCCCCAAAACACAGGCCTCCACCACAAATGGGCCTAGCTCATTACCCACTAAAGCCATCAGTACGGGAACCAGGAAGTCCCGA ACTCCAGGGGGTACTAGGCCTCAGGCCCCTGGAACAAAAATTCCTGCCAAAACCCCAGCTCAGCCAG CACCAAGCGCTAAGAAGCCAGCGTCCAAAAATGATAAAG ACACCAGTGGACACAGCAGCCCTGGTACTCCAAAGTCCCCCAACAGCCAAGCTCTTCCTGGAAAGCCGTTGGCTGTGCCAGCCAATCAAGTGAAGAAAGTGGCTGTGGTGCGTTCGACACCTAAGTCCCCTGGCTCTCTCAAGAACCGCCCTCCCGCTCCCCTGGCGGCTGCAGCCCCCATGCCAGACCTGAAGAACATCAGGTCAAAGATTGGCTCCACGGACAACATGAAACACCAGCCTGGTGGCGGCAGA GTACAAATACTTGAGCAGAAGATCGACTTAAGTAATGTCCAGTCTAAGTGCGGCTCCAAAGACAATATGAAACATGTACCCGGAGGTGGCAAT GTTCAAATACTCGATAGGAAGGTGGACGTGAGCAACGTTCAGGCTCGTTGTGGCTCCAAAGACAACATGAGGCACACtcctggagggggcagg GTACAAATACTTGAAAAGAAGTTGGACTTAAGTAATGTCCAGTCTCGGTGTGGCTCCAAAGATAATATGAAACATGTACCCGGAGGTGGCAAT GTTCAAATTGTTCACAAGAAAATCGATTTGGGCACTGTTCAATCTAAATGTGGTTCTAAAGACAACATCCGCCACAAGCCAG GTGGCGGAAATATTGAGATCAAGTCTGAGAAATTGGACTTCAAGGTCCAATCAAAGATCGGCTCTCTTGACAACATTGGGCATGTGGCTGGGGGCGGACAGAGGAGG ATTGAGAACCACAAACTGACGTTCCGTGAGACAGCCAAGGCCCGCACTGACCACGGCGCAGAGATTGTTTCCTTGGAAGACTCACCCAACCAACTCAGCACCATGTCCTCCTCTGGCAGTATCAATATGGCGGATTCACCACAACTGTCCACGCTGGCTGACCAGGTGTCTGCCTCTCTGGCCAAGCAAGGCCTGTGA
- the mapta gene encoding microtubule-associated protein tau isoform X14 yields the protein MDQHQDYMNNAPNSYSYNSGDSMSASLAGLTINNLHHQENGIQLGQKSPGDGSMKAECKELSPEDNADRPVTELSEQESTRCDEGVPHSTTVEDGVQAIEREEPSPEDKSDEPVSMFCEVETTPCEQEVAPGASGQEEVQSAVGGSSTTAQAKIDNDSAEKKTPGGTRPQAPGTKIPAKTPAQPAPSAKKPASKNDKDTSGHSSPGTPKSPNSQALPGKPLAVPANQVKKVAVVRSTPKSPGSLKNRPPAPLAAAAPMPDLKNIRSKIGSTDNMKHQPGGGRVQILEQKIDLSNVQSKCGSKDNMKHVPGGGNVQILDRKVDVSNVQARCGSKDNMRHTPGGGRVQILEKKLDLSNVQSRCGSKDNMKHVPGGGNVQIVHKKIDLGTVQSKCGSKDNIRHKPGGGNIEIKSEKLDFKVQSKIGSLDNIGHVAGGGQRRIENHKLTFRETAKARTDHGAEIVSLEDSPNQLSTMSSSGSINMADSPQLSTLADQVSASLAKQGL from the exons ATGGATCAACACCAAGACTACATGAACAATGCCCCAAACAGCTACAGCTACAACTCTGGGGACTCCATGAGTGCGTCTCTAGCTGGCTTGACCATTAATAACCTGCACCACCAGGAGAATGGGATCCAGTTGGGACAAAAGAGCCCTGGGGATGGCTCCATGAAAG CAGAATGTAAGGAACTGTCACCAGAGGATAATGCTGACAGACCGGTGACAGAGCTCTCTGAACAAGAGAGCACCCGTTGTGATGAAGGTGTGCCACATAGCACCACTGTTGAGGACGGTGTACAAGCCA TTGAGCGAGAGGAACCGTCACCAGAAGACAAATCTGATGAACCAGTGTCTATGTTCTGTGAAGTAGAGACCACCCCCTGTGAGCAGGAGGTGGCACCTGGTGCCTCGGGTCAGGAGGAGGTGCAATCTG CAGTTGGAGGATCAAGCACAACAG CACAAGCAAAGATTGATAATGACAGTGCCGAAAAGAAG ACTCCAGGGGGTACTAGGCCTCAGGCCCCTGGAACAAAAATTCCTGCCAAAACCCCAGCTCAGCCAG CACCAAGCGCTAAGAAGCCAGCGTCCAAAAATGATAAAG ACACCAGTGGACACAGCAGCCCTGGTACTCCAAAGTCCCCCAACAGCCAAGCTCTTCCTGGAAAGCCGTTGGCTGTGCCAGCCAATCAAGTGAAGAAAGTGGCTGTGGTGCGTTCGACACCTAAGTCCCCTGGCTCTCTCAAGAACCGCCCTCCCGCTCCCCTGGCGGCTGCAGCCCCCATGCCAGACCTGAAGAACATCAGGTCAAAGATTGGCTCCACGGACAACATGAAACACCAGCCTGGTGGCGGCAGA GTACAAATACTTGAGCAGAAGATCGACTTAAGTAATGTCCAGTCTAAGTGCGGCTCCAAAGACAATATGAAACATGTACCCGGAGGTGGCAAT GTTCAAATACTCGATAGGAAGGTGGACGTGAGCAACGTTCAGGCTCGTTGTGGCTCCAAAGACAACATGAGGCACACtcctggagggggcagg GTACAAATACTTGAAAAGAAGTTGGACTTAAGTAATGTCCAGTCTCGGTGTGGCTCCAAAGATAATATGAAACATGTACCCGGAGGTGGCAAT GTTCAAATTGTTCACAAGAAAATCGATTTGGGCACTGTTCAATCTAAATGTGGTTCTAAAGACAACATCCGCCACAAGCCAG GTGGCGGAAATATTGAGATCAAGTCTGAGAAATTGGACTTCAAGGTCCAATCAAAGATCGGCTCTCTTGACAACATTGGGCATGTGGCTGGGGGCGGACAGAGGAGG ATTGAGAACCACAAACTGACGTTCCGTGAGACAGCCAAGGCCCGCACTGACCACGGCGCAGAGATTGTTTCCTTGGAAGACTCACCCAACCAACTCAGCACCATGTCCTCCTCTGGCAGTATCAATATGGCGGATTCACCACAACTGTCCACGCTGGCTGACCAGGTGTCTGCCTCTCTGGCCAAGCAAGGCCTGTGA
- the mapta gene encoding microtubule-associated protein tau isoform X21: MDQHQDYMNNAPNSYSYNSGDSMSASLAGLTINNLHHQENGIQLGQKSPGDGSMKAECKELSPEDNADRPVTELSEQESTRCDEGVPHSTTVEDGVQAIEREEPSPEDKSDEPVSMFCEVETTPCEQEVAPGASGQEEVQSAVGGSSTTAQAKIDNDSAEKKPCKTPTKARPTSALKRPSPINRTPKTQASTTNGPSSLPTKAISTGTRKSRTPGGTRPQAPGTKIPAKTPAQPAPSAKKPASKNDKDTSGHSSPGTPKSPNSQALPGKPLAVPANQVKKVAVVRSTPKSPGSLKNRPPAPLAAAAPMPDLKNIRSKIGSTDNMKHQPGGGRVQILDRKVDVSNVQARCGSKDNMRHTPGGGRVQILEKKLDLSNVQSRCGSKDNMKHVPGGGNVQIVHKKIDLGTVQSKCGSKDNIRHKPGGGNIEIKSEKLDFKVQSKIGSLDNIGHVAGGGQRRREKGKEAEGGSNDSPTNGDMFGLSPADTPPQSPQPLPSAPITPVLMNPLIKIEDSY, translated from the exons ATGGATCAACACCAAGACTACATGAACAATGCCCCAAACAGCTACAGCTACAACTCTGGGGACTCCATGAGTGCGTCTCTAGCTGGCTTGACCATTAATAACCTGCACCACCAGGAGAATGGGATCCAGTTGGGACAAAAGAGCCCTGGGGATGGCTCCATGAAAG CAGAATGTAAGGAACTGTCACCAGAGGATAATGCTGACAGACCGGTGACAGAGCTCTCTGAACAAGAGAGCACCCGTTGTGATGAAGGTGTGCCACATAGCACCACTGTTGAGGACGGTGTACAAGCCA TTGAGCGAGAGGAACCGTCACCAGAAGACAAATCTGATGAACCAGTGTCTATGTTCTGTGAAGTAGAGACCACCCCCTGTGAGCAGGAGGTGGCACCTGGTGCCTCGGGTCAGGAGGAGGTGCAATCTG CAGTTGGAGGATCAAGCACAACAG CACAAGCAAAGATTGATAATGACAGTGCCGAAAAGAAG CCATGCAAAACTCCTACCAAAGCTAGACCCACCTCTGCCCTTAAAAGACCTTCCCCAATCAACAGAACCCCCAAAACACAGGCCTCCACCACAAATGGGCCTAGCTCATTACCCACTAAAGCCATCAGTACGGGAACCAGGAAGTCCCGA ACTCCAGGGGGTACTAGGCCTCAGGCCCCTGGAACAAAAATTCCTGCCAAAACCCCAGCTCAGCCAG CACCAAGCGCTAAGAAGCCAGCGTCCAAAAATGATAAAG ACACCAGTGGACACAGCAGCCCTGGTACTCCAAAGTCCCCCAACAGCCAAGCTCTTCCTGGAAAGCCGTTGGCTGTGCCAGCCAATCAAGTGAAGAAAGTGGCTGTGGTGCGTTCGACACCTAAGTCCCCTGGCTCTCTCAAGAACCGCCCTCCCGCTCCCCTGGCGGCTGCAGCCCCCATGCCAGACCTGAAGAACATCAGGTCAAAGATTGGCTCCACGGACAACATGAAACACCAGCCTGGTGGCGGCAGA GTTCAAATACTCGATAGGAAGGTGGACGTGAGCAACGTTCAGGCTCGTTGTGGCTCCAAAGACAACATGAGGCACACtcctggagggggcagg GTACAAATACTTGAAAAGAAGTTGGACTTAAGTAATGTCCAGTCTCGGTGTGGCTCCAAAGATAATATGAAACATGTACCCGGAGGTGGCAAT GTTCAAATTGTTCACAAGAAAATCGATTTGGGCACTGTTCAATCTAAATGTGGTTCTAAAGACAACATCCGCCACAAGCCAG GTGGCGGAAATATTGAGATCAAGTCTGAGAAATTGGACTTCAAGGTCCAATCAAAGATCGGCTCTCTTGACAACATTGGGCATGTGGCTGGGGGCGGACAGAGGAGG agagagaaagggaaggaagcAGAAGGGGGTTCCAACGACAGCCCCACAAATGGGGACATGTTCGGCCTCTCCCCTGCAGACACCCCCCCTCAGTCACCTCAGCCCCTTCCCTCTGCACCCATCACACCTGTCCTGATGAACCCTCTCATAAAGATTGAGGACTCCT ATTGA
- the mapta gene encoding microtubule-associated protein tau isoform X12 has translation MDQHQDYMNNAPNSYSYNSGDSMSASLAGLTINNLHHQENGIQLGQKSPGDGSMKAECKELSPEDNADRPVTELSEQESTRCDEGVPHSTTVEDGVQATVGGSSTTAQAKIDNDSAEKKPCKTPTKARPTSALKRPSPINRTPKTQASTTNGPSSLPTKAISTGTRKSRTPGGTRPQAPGTKIPAKTPAQPAPSAKKPASKNDKDTSGHSSPGTPKSPNSQALPGKPLAVPANQVKKVAVVRSTPKSPGSLKNRPPAPLAAAAPMPDLKNIRSKIGSTDNMKHQPGGGRVQILEQKIDLSNVQSKCGSKDNMKHVPGGGNVQILDRKVDVSNVQARCGSKDNMRHTPGGGRVQILEKKLDLSNVQSRCGSKDNMKHVPGGGNVQIVHKKIDLGTVQSKCGSKDNIRHKPGGGNIEIKSEKLDFKVQSKIGSLDNIGHVAGGGQRRIENHKLTFRETAKARTDHGAEIVSLEDSPNQLSTMSSSGSINMADSPQLSTLADQVSASLAKQGL, from the exons ATGGATCAACACCAAGACTACATGAACAATGCCCCAAACAGCTACAGCTACAACTCTGGGGACTCCATGAGTGCGTCTCTAGCTGGCTTGACCATTAATAACCTGCACCACCAGGAGAATGGGATCCAGTTGGGACAAAAGAGCCCTGGGGATGGCTCCATGAAAG CAGAATGTAAGGAACTGTCACCAGAGGATAATGCTGACAGACCGGTGACAGAGCTCTCTGAACAAGAGAGCACCCGTTGTGATGAAGGTGTGCCACATAGCACCACTGTTGAGGACGGTGTACAAGCCA CAGTTGGAGGATCAAGCACAACAG CACAAGCAAAGATTGATAATGACAGTGCCGAAAAGAAG CCATGCAAAACTCCTACCAAAGCTAGACCCACCTCTGCCCTTAAAAGACCTTCCCCAATCAACAGAACCCCCAAAACACAGGCCTCCACCACAAATGGGCCTAGCTCATTACCCACTAAAGCCATCAGTACGGGAACCAGGAAGTCCCGA ACTCCAGGGGGTACTAGGCCTCAGGCCCCTGGAACAAAAATTCCTGCCAAAACCCCAGCTCAGCCAG CACCAAGCGCTAAGAAGCCAGCGTCCAAAAATGATAAAG ACACCAGTGGACACAGCAGCCCTGGTACTCCAAAGTCCCCCAACAGCCAAGCTCTTCCTGGAAAGCCGTTGGCTGTGCCAGCCAATCAAGTGAAGAAAGTGGCTGTGGTGCGTTCGACACCTAAGTCCCCTGGCTCTCTCAAGAACCGCCCTCCCGCTCCCCTGGCGGCTGCAGCCCCCATGCCAGACCTGAAGAACATCAGGTCAAAGATTGGCTCCACGGACAACATGAAACACCAGCCTGGTGGCGGCAGA GTACAAATACTTGAGCAGAAGATCGACTTAAGTAATGTCCAGTCTAAGTGCGGCTCCAAAGACAATATGAAACATGTACCCGGAGGTGGCAAT GTTCAAATACTCGATAGGAAGGTGGACGTGAGCAACGTTCAGGCTCGTTGTGGCTCCAAAGACAACATGAGGCACACtcctggagggggcagg GTACAAATACTTGAAAAGAAGTTGGACTTAAGTAATGTCCAGTCTCGGTGTGGCTCCAAAGATAATATGAAACATGTACCCGGAGGTGGCAAT GTTCAAATTGTTCACAAGAAAATCGATTTGGGCACTGTTCAATCTAAATGTGGTTCTAAAGACAACATCCGCCACAAGCCAG GTGGCGGAAATATTGAGATCAAGTCTGAGAAATTGGACTTCAAGGTCCAATCAAAGATCGGCTCTCTTGACAACATTGGGCATGTGGCTGGGGGCGGACAGAGGAGG ATTGAGAACCACAAACTGACGTTCCGTGAGACAGCCAAGGCCCGCACTGACCACGGCGCAGAGATTGTTTCCTTGGAAGACTCACCCAACCAACTCAGCACCATGTCCTCCTCTGGCAGTATCAATATGGCGGATTCACCACAACTGTCCACGCTGGCTGACCAGGTGTCTGCCTCTCTGGCCAAGCAAGGCCTGTGA
- the mapta gene encoding microtubule-associated protein tau isoform X10 produces MDQHQDYMNNAPNSYSYNSGDSMSASLAGLTINNLHHQENGIQLGQKSPGDGSMKAECKELSPEDNADRPVTELSEQESTRCDEGVPHSTTVEDGVQAIEREEPSPEDKSDEPVSMFCEVETTPCEQEVAPGASGQEEVQSAVGGSSTTAQAKIDNDSAEKKPCKTPTKARPTSALKRPSPINRTPKTQASTTNGPSSLPTKAISTGTRKSRTPGGTRPQAPGTKIPAKTPAQPAPSAKKPASKNDKDTSGHSSPGTPKSPNSQALPGKPLAVPANQVKKVAVVRSTPKSPGSLKNRPPAPLAAAAPMPDLKNIRSKIGSTDNMKHQPGGGRVQILEQKIDLSNVQSKCGSKDNMKHVPGGGNVQILDRKVDVSNVQARCGSKDNMRHTPGGGRVQILEKKLDLSNVQSRCGSKDNMKHVPGGGNVQIVHKKIDLGTVQSKCGSKDNIRHKPGGGNIEIKSEKLDFKVQSKIGSLDNIGHVAGGGQRRIENHKLTFRETAKARTDHGAEIVSLEDSPNQLSTMSSSGSINMADSPQLSTLADQVSASLAKQGL; encoded by the exons ATGGATCAACACCAAGACTACATGAACAATGCCCCAAACAGCTACAGCTACAACTCTGGGGACTCCATGAGTGCGTCTCTAGCTGGCTTGACCATTAATAACCTGCACCACCAGGAGAATGGGATCCAGTTGGGACAAAAGAGCCCTGGGGATGGCTCCATGAAAG CAGAATGTAAGGAACTGTCACCAGAGGATAATGCTGACAGACCGGTGACAGAGCTCTCTGAACAAGAGAGCACCCGTTGTGATGAAGGTGTGCCACATAGCACCACTGTTGAGGACGGTGTACAAGCCA TTGAGCGAGAGGAACCGTCACCAGAAGACAAATCTGATGAACCAGTGTCTATGTTCTGTGAAGTAGAGACCACCCCCTGTGAGCAGGAGGTGGCACCTGGTGCCTCGGGTCAGGAGGAGGTGCAATCTG CAGTTGGAGGATCAAGCACAACAG CACAAGCAAAGATTGATAATGACAGTGCCGAAAAGAAG CCATGCAAAACTCCTACCAAAGCTAGACCCACCTCTGCCCTTAAAAGACCTTCCCCAATCAACAGAACCCCCAAAACACAGGCCTCCACCACAAATGGGCCTAGCTCATTACCCACTAAAGCCATCAGTACGGGAACCAGGAAGTCCCGA ACTCCAGGGGGTACTAGGCCTCAGGCCCCTGGAACAAAAATTCCTGCCAAAACCCCAGCTCAGCCAG CACCAAGCGCTAAGAAGCCAGCGTCCAAAAATGATAAAG ACACCAGTGGACACAGCAGCCCTGGTACTCCAAAGTCCCCCAACAGCCAAGCTCTTCCTGGAAAGCCGTTGGCTGTGCCAGCCAATCAAGTGAAGAAAGTGGCTGTGGTGCGTTCGACACCTAAGTCCCCTGGCTCTCTCAAGAACCGCCCTCCCGCTCCCCTGGCGGCTGCAGCCCCCATGCCAGACCTGAAGAACATCAGGTCAAAGATTGGCTCCACGGACAACATGAAACACCAGCCTGGTGGCGGCAGA GTACAAATACTTGAGCAGAAGATCGACTTAAGTAATGTCCAGTCTAAGTGCGGCTCCAAAGACAATATGAAACATGTACCCGGAGGTGGCAAT GTTCAAATACTCGATAGGAAGGTGGACGTGAGCAACGTTCAGGCTCGTTGTGGCTCCAAAGACAACATGAGGCACACtcctggagggggcagg GTACAAATACTTGAAAAGAAGTTGGACTTAAGTAATGTCCAGTCTCGGTGTGGCTCCAAAGATAATATGAAACATGTACCCGGAGGTGGCAAT GTTCAAATTGTTCACAAGAAAATCGATTTGGGCACTGTTCAATCTAAATGTGGTTCTAAAGACAACATCCGCCACAAGCCAG GTGGCGGAAATATTGAGATCAAGTCTGAGAAATTGGACTTCAAGGTCCAATCAAAGATCGGCTCTCTTGACAACATTGGGCATGTGGCTGGGGGCGGACAGAGGAGG ATTGAGAACCACAAACTGACGTTCCGTGAGACAGCCAAGGCCCGCACTGACCACGGCGCAGAGATTGTTTCCTTGGAAGACTCACCCAACCAACTCAGCACCATGTCCTCCTCTGGCAGTATCAATATGGCGGATTCACCACAACTGTCCACGCTGGCTGACCAGGTGTCTGCCTCTCTGGCCAAGCAAGGCCTGTGA
- the mapta gene encoding microtubule-associated protein tau isoform X19 produces MDQHQDYMNNAPNSYSYNSGDSMSASLAGLTINNLHHQENGIQLGQKSPGDGSMKAVGGSSTTAQAKIDNDSAEKKTPGGTRPQAPGTKIPAKTPAQPAPSAKKPASKNDKDTSGHSSPGTPKSPNSQALPGKPLAVPANQVKKVAVVRSTPKSPGSLKNRPPAPLAAAAPMPDLKNIRSKIGSTDNMKHQPGGGRVQILEQKIDLSNVQSKCGSKDNMKHVPGGGNVQILDRKVDVSNVQARCGSKDNMRHTPGGGRVQILEKKLDLSNVQSRCGSKDNMKHVPGGGNVQIVHKKIDLGTVQSKCGSKDNIRHKPGGGNIEIKSEKLDFKVQSKIGSLDNIGHVAGGGQRRIENHKLTFRETAKARTDHGAEIVSLEDSPNQLSTMSSSGSINMADSPQLSTLADQVSASLAKQGL; encoded by the exons ATGGATCAACACCAAGACTACATGAACAATGCCCCAAACAGCTACAGCTACAACTCTGGGGACTCCATGAGTGCGTCTCTAGCTGGCTTGACCATTAATAACCTGCACCACCAGGAGAATGGGATCCAGTTGGGACAAAAGAGCCCTGGGGATGGCTCCATGAAAG CAGTTGGAGGATCAAGCACAACAG CACAAGCAAAGATTGATAATGACAGTGCCGAAAAGAAG ACTCCAGGGGGTACTAGGCCTCAGGCCCCTGGAACAAAAATTCCTGCCAAAACCCCAGCTCAGCCAG CACCAAGCGCTAAGAAGCCAGCGTCCAAAAATGATAAAG ACACCAGTGGACACAGCAGCCCTGGTACTCCAAAGTCCCCCAACAGCCAAGCTCTTCCTGGAAAGCCGTTGGCTGTGCCAGCCAATCAAGTGAAGAAAGTGGCTGTGGTGCGTTCGACACCTAAGTCCCCTGGCTCTCTCAAGAACCGCCCTCCCGCTCCCCTGGCGGCTGCAGCCCCCATGCCAGACCTGAAGAACATCAGGTCAAAGATTGGCTCCACGGACAACATGAAACACCAGCCTGGTGGCGGCAGA GTACAAATACTTGAGCAGAAGATCGACTTAAGTAATGTCCAGTCTAAGTGCGGCTCCAAAGACAATATGAAACATGTACCCGGAGGTGGCAAT GTTCAAATACTCGATAGGAAGGTGGACGTGAGCAACGTTCAGGCTCGTTGTGGCTCCAAAGACAACATGAGGCACACtcctggagggggcagg GTACAAATACTTGAAAAGAAGTTGGACTTAAGTAATGTCCAGTCTCGGTGTGGCTCCAAAGATAATATGAAACATGTACCCGGAGGTGGCAAT GTTCAAATTGTTCACAAGAAAATCGATTTGGGCACTGTTCAATCTAAATGTGGTTCTAAAGACAACATCCGCCACAAGCCAG GTGGCGGAAATATTGAGATCAAGTCTGAGAAATTGGACTTCAAGGTCCAATCAAAGATCGGCTCTCTTGACAACATTGGGCATGTGGCTGGGGGCGGACAGAGGAGG ATTGAGAACCACAAACTGACGTTCCGTGAGACAGCCAAGGCCCGCACTGACCACGGCGCAGAGATTGTTTCCTTGGAAGACTCACCCAACCAACTCAGCACCATGTCCTCCTCTGGCAGTATCAATATGGCGGATTCACCACAACTGTCCACGCTGGCTGACCAGGTGTCTGCCTCTCTGGCCAAGCAAGGCCTGTGA
- the mapta gene encoding microtubule-associated protein tau isoform X15 yields MDQHQDYMNNAPNSYSYNSGDSMSASLAGLTINNLHHQENGIQLGQKSPGDGSMKAECKELSPEDNADRPVTELSEQESTRCDEGVPHSTTVEDGVQAIEREEPSPEDKSDEPVSMFCEVETTPCEQEVAPGASGQEEVQSAVGGSSTTAQAKIDNDSAEKKTPGGTRPQAPGTKIPAKTPAQPDTSGHSSPGTPKSPNSQALPGKPLAVPANQVKKVAVVRSTPKSPGSLKNRPPAPLAAAAPMPDLKNIRSKIGSTDNMKHQPGGGRVQILEQKIDLSNVQSKCGSKDNMKHVPGGGNVQILDRKVDVSNVQARCGSKDNMRHTPGGGRVQILEKKLDLSNVQSRCGSKDNMKHVPGGGNVQIVHKKIDLGTVQSKCGSKDNIRHKPGGGNIEIKSEKLDFKVQSKIGSLDNIGHVAGGGQRRIENHKLTFRETAKARTDHGAEIVSLEDSPNQLSTMSSSGSINMADSPQLSTLADQVSASLAKQGL; encoded by the exons ATGGATCAACACCAAGACTACATGAACAATGCCCCAAACAGCTACAGCTACAACTCTGGGGACTCCATGAGTGCGTCTCTAGCTGGCTTGACCATTAATAACCTGCACCACCAGGAGAATGGGATCCAGTTGGGACAAAAGAGCCCTGGGGATGGCTCCATGAAAG CAGAATGTAAGGAACTGTCACCAGAGGATAATGCTGACAGACCGGTGACAGAGCTCTCTGAACAAGAGAGCACCCGTTGTGATGAAGGTGTGCCACATAGCACCACTGTTGAGGACGGTGTACAAGCCA TTGAGCGAGAGGAACCGTCACCAGAAGACAAATCTGATGAACCAGTGTCTATGTTCTGTGAAGTAGAGACCACCCCCTGTGAGCAGGAGGTGGCACCTGGTGCCTCGGGTCAGGAGGAGGTGCAATCTG CAGTTGGAGGATCAAGCACAACAG CACAAGCAAAGATTGATAATGACAGTGCCGAAAAGAAG ACTCCAGGGGGTACTAGGCCTCAGGCCCCTGGAACAAAAATTCCTGCCAAAACCCCAGCTCAGCCAG ACACCAGTGGACACAGCAGCCCTGGTACTCCAAAGTCCCCCAACAGCCAAGCTCTTCCTGGAAAGCCGTTGGCTGTGCCAGCCAATCAAGTGAAGAAAGTGGCTGTGGTGCGTTCGACACCTAAGTCCCCTGGCTCTCTCAAGAACCGCCCTCCCGCTCCCCTGGCGGCTGCAGCCCCCATGCCAGACCTGAAGAACATCAGGTCAAAGATTGGCTCCACGGACAACATGAAACACCAGCCTGGTGGCGGCAGA GTACAAATACTTGAGCAGAAGATCGACTTAAGTAATGTCCAGTCTAAGTGCGGCTCCAAAGACAATATGAAACATGTACCCGGAGGTGGCAAT GTTCAAATACTCGATAGGAAGGTGGACGTGAGCAACGTTCAGGCTCGTTGTGGCTCCAAAGACAACATGAGGCACACtcctggagggggcagg GTACAAATACTTGAAAAGAAGTTGGACTTAAGTAATGTCCAGTCTCGGTGTGGCTCCAAAGATAATATGAAACATGTACCCGGAGGTGGCAAT GTTCAAATTGTTCACAAGAAAATCGATTTGGGCACTGTTCAATCTAAATGTGGTTCTAAAGACAACATCCGCCACAAGCCAG GTGGCGGAAATATTGAGATCAAGTCTGAGAAATTGGACTTCAAGGTCCAATCAAAGATCGGCTCTCTTGACAACATTGGGCATGTGGCTGGGGGCGGACAGAGGAGG ATTGAGAACCACAAACTGACGTTCCGTGAGACAGCCAAGGCCCGCACTGACCACGGCGCAGAGATTGTTTCCTTGGAAGACTCACCCAACCAACTCAGCACCATGTCCTCCTCTGGCAGTATCAATATGGCGGATTCACCACAACTGTCCACGCTGGCTGACCAGGTGTCTGCCTCTCTGGCCAAGCAAGGCCTGTGA